One window of the Diospyros lotus cultivar Yz01 chromosome 12, ASM1463336v1, whole genome shotgun sequence genome contains the following:
- the LOC127786501 gene encoding serine/threonine-protein kinase Nek2 has product MEKYEILEQIGKGSFGSALLVRHKHEKKKYVLKKIRLARQTDRTRRSAHQEMELISKVRNLYIVEYKDSWVEKGCYVCIVIGYCEGGDMAEAIKRANGVHFPEEKICKWLVQLLMALDYLHTNHILHRDVKCSNIFLTRDQDIRLGDFGLAKMLTSDDLASSVVGTPSYMCPELLADIPYGSKSDIWSLGCCIYEMAAHKPAFKAFDMQALIHKINKSIVAPLPTMYSGAFRGLVKSMLRKNPELRPSAADLLKHPHLQPYILKIHLKSNSPRRNTLPVQWSDSNYIKKTRFSEPASVTVFMDREKRRSYSNDRDLNPSISGTEYSPYSSQRMQYFPSYASKKVSGSSVDSIREVISVEKPKATKSSTAAKTPRLTPAKMSTTPRRLTALPRISNIGSDHDSFPALRTPGSKPSQPTRRASLPLSARAATFQSPYKANAGLLMRSVESPDVSVNAPRIDKMVEFPLASLEDPLAPLRRTTSTSAQCSTASPTNGDRSITKDKCTVQILDRTTCTRQHGGAQSGGSECSEHNPTATTVVSSRSSSDSRQRRFDTSSYKQRAEALEGLLEFSAQLLQQERFEELGVLLKPFGPEKVSPRETAIWLTKSFKETVV; this is encoded by the exons atggagaaatatgaAATACTAGAGCAGATTGGAAAAGGTTCCTTTGGTTCTGCGCTCCTTGTGAGGCATAAACATGAAAAGAAGAA GTACGTCTTGAAGAAAATTCGGCTGGCACGCCAAACTGATCGTACACGCAGATCTGCTCACCAGGAG ATGGAGCTCATTTCTAAAGTACGAAATCTATACATTGTGGAGTACAAGGATTCTTGGGTAGAAAAG GGATGCTATGTCTGCATAGTCATAGGGTATTGTGAAGGAGGAGACAT GGCGGAAGCTATTAAAAGAGCCAATGGCGTACATTTCCCTGAGGAG AAAATCTGTAAGTGGCTAGTTCAACTACTGATGGCACTGGATTATTTGCATACAAACCATATTCTCCATCGTGATGTCAAG TGTTCAAATATATTTCTAACAAGAGATCAAGACATCCGTTTGG GTGATTTTGGCCTTGCAAAGATGTTGACTTCTGATGATCTTGCTTCCTCT GTGGTGGGAACTCCTAGTTATATGTGTCCTGAACTTCTTGCTGATATACCTTATGGTTCAAAGTCAGATATCTGGTCTTTAg GATGCTGCATTTATGAAATGGCTGCTCACAAGCCTGCATTTAAGGCTTTT GATATGCAAGCtctaatccacaaaataaataaatccattGTGGCCCCACTTCCGACCATGTATTCTGGTGCATT tCGAGGACTCGTTAAAAGTATGCTGCGGAAGAATCCAGAGCTGAGACCAAGT GCTGCAGATTTGCTCAAGCACCCACATCTTCAACCGTATATTCTTAAGATTCATCTCAAATCCAATAGCCCGAGACGGAATACTCTCCCAGTGCAATGGTCTGATTCCAATTACATAAAGAAGACGAGATTTAGTGAGCCTGCGTCTGTAACTGTGTTTATGGACAGAGAGAAACGGCGATCTTACAGTAATGACAGGGACTTGAATCCTAGCATATCTGGAACTGAATACTCTCCATATTCTTCTCAGAGAATGCAGTATTTTCCAAGCTATGCAAGTAAAAAAGTTTCAGGGTCATCCGTTGACAGTATCCGGGAAGTTATTAGTGTCGAGAAGCCAAAAGCCACAAAGTCGTCAACTGCTGCCAAGACTCCAAGATTGACTCCAGCAAAAATGTCGACAACTCCACGGCGACTGACAGCTCTTCCAAGGATATCCAACATTGGTTCAGATCATGATTCG TTTCCTGCATTGCGCACTCCAGGAAGCAAGCCTTCCCAACCAACACGGAGGGCATCTCTGCCATTGTCGGCGAGGGCTGCAACGTTTCAATCGCCTTACAAGGCTAACGCTGGTCTCTTGATGAGGAGTGTAGAATCCCCAGACGTCTCTGTCAACGCCCCACGAATCGACAAGATGGTCGAGTTCCCATTGGCCTCTTTGGAAGACCCCTTGGCCCCCCTCCGAAGAACAACTTCAACATCTGCTCAGTGCTCGACTGCCTCTCCCACCAACGGCGATCGCTCCATCACAAAAGACAAGTGCACGGTGCAGATCCTGGACAGGACGACTTGTACCAGGCAACATGGGGGTGCGCAAAGCGGGGGTAGTGAATGCTCAGAGCATAATCCGACGGCGACGACGGTTGTTTCCAGCCGGTCGTCGTCGGATTCTCGTCAGCGGCGCTTCGACACGTCGTCCTACAAACAACGCGCGGAGGCATTGGAGGGGTTGCTGGAGTTCAGCGCGCAGCTCTTGCAGCAAGAGAGGTTCGAGGAACTGGGAGTGTTGCTGAAGCCATTTGGGCCGGAGAAAGTCTCTCCAAGAGAGACTGCCATTTGGTTGACGAAGAGCTTCAAGGAGACTGTTGTATAG
- the LOC127786496 gene encoding sulfate transporter 3.1-like gives MGNADYVHPSVNVEKGHRVAVPPQQPFIKSLKTTMKETFFPDDPLRQFKNQPRSRKLMLGLQYVLPIFEWGPRYSLPFFKADLIAGITIASLAIPQGISYAKLANLPPILGLYSSFVPPLVYAMMGSSRDLAVGTVAVASLLTASMLGSEVNAAENPTLYLHLAFTATFFAGIFQASLGILRLGFIVDFLSHSTIVGFMAGAATVVCLQQLKGILGLDHFTHGTDLVSVLRSVFTQSHQWRWESAVLGIAFLFYLLLARFFSKKRPNLFWISAMAPLTSVILGSLLVYLTHAEKHGVQVIGHLKKGLNPISITDLAFGSPYLSTALRTGIVTGVIALAEGIAVGRSFAMFKNYHIDGNKEMIAFGMMNIAGSLTSCYLTTGPFSRSAVNFNAGCKTAVSNVVMAVAVMFTLLFLTPLFHYTPMVVLSSIIIAAMLGLIDYEAAIHLWQVDKFDFLVCISAYVGVVFGSVEIGLVIAVALSFLRVLLFVARPRTLVLGNIPDSLIYRSVDQYPNTNNVPGILILEIDAPIYFANASYLRERISRWIDEEEDKLKSSGETNLQYVILDMGAVGNIDTSGISMLEEMKKSTDRRGLQLVLANPGGEVMKKLNKSRFLEAIGQEWIYLTVGEAVGACNFMLHTSSKPKPSDSWSNNV, from the exons ATGGGTAACGCAGACTACGTGCACCCATCGGTGAATGTGGAGAAGGGGCACCGGGTGGCGGTGCCGCCGCAGCAGCCATTCATCAAGTCACTGAAAACCACCATGAAAGAGACCTTCTTCCCCGACGACCCTCTCCGGCAATTCAAGAACCAGCCACGCTCCAGGAAGCTCATGCTCGGCCTCCAGTACGTGCTCCCCATCTTCGAATGGGGTCCCCGTTATTCCCTCCCCTTCTTCAAGGCCGATCTCATCGCCGGAATCACCATCGCCAGCCTCGCCATCCCCCAGGGCATCAGCTACGCCAAGCTCGCCAACTTGCCACCCATTCTCGGCCTCT ATTCGAGCTTTGTTCCGCCATTGGTGTACGCAATGATGGGCAGCTCCAGGGATTTGGCGGTGGGGACGGTTGCCGTTGCGTCGCTGCTGACAGCGTCGATGCTGGGGAGTGAAGTAAACGCCGCCGAGAACCCCACGCTGTACCTTCATCTAGCTTTCACGGCCACGTTCTTCGCCGGAATCTTTCAAGCTTCTTTGGGGATCTTAAG ACTAGGGTTTATAGTGGATTTTCTCTCACATTCGACGATTGTTGGGTTCATGGCTGGAGCAGCCACAGTGGTTTGTCTGCAACAGCTGAAAGGAATTCTTGGTCTTGACCATTTCACCCATGGCACCGACCTTGTCTCCGTCCTGCGCTCTGTTTTCACCCAATCCCATCAG TGGCGATGGGAAAGTGCCGTGCTGGGAATCGCTTTCCTTTTCTACCTTCTCCTGGCTAGATTCTTT AGCAAGAAACGGCCAAACCTGTTCTGGATTTCAGCAATGGCGCCATTAACGTCAGTCATCTTGGGAAGCCTTCTCGTTTACCTCACCCACGCCGAGAAACACGGCGTTCAAGTG ATTGGACACTTGAAGAAAGGGTTGAATCCGATATCAATTACTGATCTGGCATTCGGGTCCCCCTACCTCTCCACCGCCCTCAGGACTGGCATCGTCACGGGTGTCATTGCTCTAGCT GAAGGTATTGCAGTGGGCAGAAGCTTTGCCATGTTCAAGAACTACCACATTGATGGCAACAAAGAGATGATCGCGTTTGGGATGATGAATATCGCTGGTTCTTTGACTTCTTGCTACCTCACCACAG GGCCGTTCTCCCGGTCGGCGGTGAACTTCAACGCCGGATGCAAAACGGCAGTTTCGAACGTTGTGATGGCAGTGGCCGTCATGTTCACACTGCTATTCCTTACGCCACTGTTCCATTACACTCCGATGGTGGTGCTATCCTCCATTATCATCGCTGCAATGCTCGGCCTCATCGACTACGAAGCCGCCATCCATCTCTGGCAGGTCGACAAGTTCGACTTCCTCGTCTGCATCAGCGCGTACGTCGGCGTCGTCTTCGGCAGCGTCGAAATCGGCCTAGTCATCGCG GTGGCTCTGTCTTTTCTTAGAGTACTGTTGTTTGTGGCGAGGCCGAGGACGTTGGTTCTCGGGAACATCCCTGACTCTTTGATTTACAGAAGTGTTGATCAATACCCAAATACAAACAATGTTCCAGGGATTCTGATTCTGGAGATTGATGCTCCTATTTACTTCGCCAATGCAAGCTACTTAAGAGAAAG GATTTCAAGGTGGATAGACGAGGAAGAAGACAAGCTAAAATCTTCAGGGGAAACAAACTTACAGTATGTTATACTTGATATGGGTG CGGTTGGCAATATAGATACAAGTGGGATTAGCATGCTCGAAGAGATGAAGAAAAGCACTGATAGACGAGGGCTTCAG CTTGTGTTGGCAAATCCGGGAGGTGAGGTGATGAAGAAGCTGAACAAGTCGAGGTTCCTGGAGGCAATAGGCCAAGAGTGGATCTATCTAACAGTGGGAGAGGCTGTTGGAGCATGCAACTTCATGCTCCACACCTCCTCCAAGCCAAAGCCATCAGATTCATGGAGCAACAATGTTTGA